Within the Marixanthomonas sp. SCSIO 43207 genome, the region TCCGGGATTTAATTTGTAAAGTAACCAAATCACGAAGATGATAATTCCAAGAATTATTAAGTAGGGTAATATGTGTAATAGAAAGGAAAAAAAGTTATTGTATTTTAAATCTTTTAAAAGCCAACTCCAGAAACTGTTCCATAGGTTTCTTAACCAGGTTTTAAATTCTTCCCACCAACTTACTTCTTCTGCTTTTTGCTCTGTGTAATTATACTCTTTATCATTTTTATAAGTTTCTATTTTTTCTGAATCAAATTGTAACGGTGATACACTATCTTGGGTGTCATACTGTACAGTTTGTTTAGTCTCGACAGAAAGGGAATCCTGTGAAAAAACTTCAGGTGAAATAAATAGAATAAAAAAAAGTAAAAAGACTTTATGCATGTGTTGTATCACGATTACCTAAGTTTTCTATGGTTTCCATAGTACCGGTAAAGTTTTTACGTTCGTTAAGATTAAAATATATAAAAGCAGTACTTATAATAATTAATGAATATAAAATATATTGACCAATCATACCTATTACATTAAGTGAGATATACACCCAATCAAACATATCTGCCGGGTTGGCGGTTATTTCTTGACTTAAAGTAAACATATGTATAAATGAATAGATAAAAGCCGGAATACTAAAAATAAAAGATATCATATAGTACAAAATAAAGATTACTATAAGAGTAGCAAAGGTTATCCACCATTCTCCCTTTATAAGCTGAAAACTATAACTAATAGAATCTGTTACACCTCTATTTTCAAAAACGTGGATGGCATATGTAGTTGC harbors:
- a CDS encoding DUF4129 domain-containing protein yields the protein MHKVFLLFFILFISPEVFSQDSLSVETKQTVQYDTQDSVSPLQFDSEKIETYKNDKEYNYTEQKAEEVSWWEEFKTWLRNLWNSFWSWLLKDLKYNNFFSFLLHILPYLIILGIIIFVIWLLYKLNPGAIVFKSKEKPEVFFSEEEEIIRSKDIEKLIQKALQDKDYRLAVRYYYLLILKKLTQAELIEYEFDKTNSDYITEIASEAINFPFKKVTNIYDYIWYGNFSVTEIDYQKAQKTFKELEHKIPKTID